The sequence AGTTCTTTTTCAAGCTAGAGACATCTTTTGTACCATTCATTTTATAATTGTCTGATTGCTTTTAAATAGCCATGTGGGGAGGTTCAGATAATAAGGGAAGATCTACCACTAAGAACACCACAGGAAGTCGTTGGCAAGCTGGCTCCATTGAGAACATTGCAAACAAGTAGTATCTGGAGCACACCATCTTTAAAGGATTCTCAGCTTAATCACCGCAGCTGTGAGGAGGGAAATGATTCTGATGCAATGTCAGAGGGGAGTTTTGAAAGTGAACTTTCATCAGCAGAAAAAAATTTGCACCAATCTGCTCTAGCCTCTTGTTACCCTAACCTAAATGATGAGTCAATGAGCAGTGATGATGAGAACTTTGTGCAACATTCAGAATTTCATCCTGAACCGTCACAATTGGATATCTATTTGAGATCCGTGAATTCAAAACACAACACACCGAGTGTACATGCTAGTCCTAATGCTGGAAAAAGGACCTTCACAGGCGTGCAACATCGCTACAAGGCAAAATGGGAAAAACGCTCGATAGCCCTGGTTCGGAATGTTCCTGGAGCATTTTGGCCCTGTTGGGTTTACAACATGTTCGATTCTTATTCTCTTGCTAGAAAGGTAGCCGGTAAGGTCCTTTGTTACCCTTCAAGTATCACTTGTTTTCTCATATTGCTTATCTTATGGTCCCATACGCAACCAGATTTTTTATGAGGTTCTGGGAGAATATCAACATCTACACTATACATTAATTTTAAGAGCACCTTATATACGATATACCAAATTTATAGTATCCATAATATGCTTCATGGTTTTAATACCTCaatttttctttggtttttttaaagaaaaaactctaaatccaaacactttattatctattttatctatttatatattcTGAGTTAAGCAGAGACTTATATACTGACTGCTTGGGTATTCCAGATATACAACATGTATGTCTAACTACTAGTTTTTATTATGCACCCGTTCGTTTAGGAAATGAAGTCAGGAACTGCACATGTTCTGCAACTTGTCATGTTCTGCAACATCTCATGTTCTATCCCTTTAAATGTACTATAAGTTCATGTGACCTTAGCCTATGTCTATGCTTTCTTTCTTCATTTGGCACAAAAGATAAATAGCCTTTTACAAAATGAAGTTGCATGACTGAAAACTTGAAAGTGTAATTTACATAAATGTAATGTTGCAGATAGGTGGAAACAAGTTGTTAAGGCACCAAGCATGGAGGGGCTTGTAATGAAACCGGATCTTCTTTCATTTCACATTGCTAGTAAAATTCCAATATCTGAATCTAAGAGGCAAGAGCTTTTGGAAATTGATGGAACTTCTTATAGATTGCGAAGGGAAATTGAGTTACTTGAAAGTTTCGATAAAATTCAGTGCAAATCTTGCCAGGTAACGTAGCATGTCATTTCTGTGCCACCTTCACATAAAATCCATGAATGCAAATTTTTCATATATGCCTCGTGCTCCCATTTTTTCATTCATTGGATGCTTGTTTGTTCTTTCTGGATATTatctattaatttttttgatgaAATAGGTACCTTCCTTTCAAAATTATGTGTtactcaatatttttttaacgaGTGAACGAATTATTCATTAACCATTATATTACAATCTCTATAACTGTGTGCATTTGTTGTACATTTAAATATGAATGTGCTACCGTGGATGAATATATGTTATAGCATTTGTTTGCCTTTGTATCTCTGTTGAATCAATTATTTCATTTTGCTTACCTTGTTTCTTTCATAGATGTTGATTGGAAGGCGAAGTGATGTGTTAATCATGTCTAGCGATGGCCCGCTTGGGGCCTATGCTAATCCACATGGTTTTGTGCATGAGGTAATGACTCTCTTCAAAACACATGGAGTTGGAGTTGCAGGGCCTCCAGTCAAAGAATTCAGCTGGTTTCCCGGGTATATTCTCTTCTTTTGACAACTTCCATTGTCTCCTAATTTAAGATCCATCTAAATTTGCTTGTTAAGCATAGTGTTTCATTGCCATCTAAGCCAATATCTTTTGTAATGAAGCACCACGATAAGATATAGTTTTAGT comes from Henckelia pumila isolate YLH828 chromosome 4, ASM3356847v2, whole genome shotgun sequence and encodes:
- the LOC140864276 gene encoding uncharacterized protein isoform X1, with amino-acid sequence MEDDSIPESERLQIQQILELESEELEIEEVDNDDLSDEDTHRGAAGASVSNTYDTSLVALHSYLGEVDDTHNRMAFLDGGAVLTLPLFYLEGIVLFPEATLPLRVILPNFITGVERAMRQADAPYTIGVVRVYRDSNSDRIRFSTTGTTAEIRQHRRLEDGSVNVIARGQQRFRLKRRLIDAEGAPCGEVQIIREDLPLRTPQEVVGKLAPLRTLQTSSIWSTPSLKDSQLNHRSCEEGNDSDAMSEGSFESELSSAEKNLHQSALASCYPNLNDESMSSDDENFVQHSEFHPEPSQLDIYLRSVNSKHNTPSVHASPNAGKRTFTGVQHRYKAKWEKRSIALVRNVPGAFWPCWVYNMFDSYSLARKVADRWKQVVKAPSMEGLVMKPDLLSFHIASKIPISESKRQELLEIDGTSYRLRREIELLESFDKIQCKSCQMLIGRRSDVLIMSSDGPLGAYANPHGFVHEVMTLFKTHGVGVAGPPVKEFSWFPGYAWSIAECTSCGTHMGWHFSATRKKMRPRSFWGIRSSQVLDDTS
- the LOC140864276 gene encoding uncharacterized protein isoform X3, which encodes MTICPTRIREFMFTSFSDHRGAAGASVSNTYDTSLVALHSYLGEVDDTHNRMAFLDGGAVLTLPLFYLEGIVLFPEATLPLRVILPNFITGVERAMRQADAPYTIGVVRVYRDSNSDRIRFSTTGTTAEIRQHRRLEDGSVNVIARGQQRFRLKRRLIDAEGAPCGEVQIIREDLPLRTPQEVVGKLAPLRTLQTSSIWSTPSLKDSQLNHRSCEEGNDSDAMSEGSFESELSSAEKNLHQSALASCYPNLNDESMSSDDENFVQHSEFHPEPSQLDIYLRSVNSKHNTPSVHASPNAGKRTFTGVQHRYKAKWEKRSIALVRNVPGAFWPCWVYNMFDSYSLARKVADRWKQVVKAPSMEGLVMKPDLLSFHIASKIPISESKRQELLEIDGTSYRLRREIELLESFDKIQCKSCQMLIGRRSDVLIMSSDGPLGAYANPHGFVHEVMTLFKTHGVGVAGPPVKEFSWFPGYAWSIAECTSCGTHMGWHFSATRKKMRPRSFWGIRSSQVLDDTS
- the LOC140864276 gene encoding uncharacterized protein isoform X4, producing MTICPTRIQVDDTHNRMAFLDGGAVLTLPLFYLEGIVLFPEATLPLRVILPNFITGVERAMRQADAPYTIGVVRVYRDSNSDRIRFSTTGTTAEIRQHRRLEDGSVNVIARGQQRFRLKRRLIDAEGAPCGEVQIIREDLPLRTPQEVVGKLAPLRTLQTSSIWSTPSLKDSQLNHRSCEEGNDSDAMSEGSFESELSSAEKNLHQSALASCYPNLNDESMSSDDENFVQHSEFHPEPSQLDIYLRSVNSKHNTPSVHASPNAGKRTFTGVQHRYKAKWEKRSIALVRNVPGAFWPCWVYNMFDSYSLARKVADRWKQVVKAPSMEGLVMKPDLLSFHIASKIPISESKRQELLEIDGTSYRLRREIELLESFDKIQCKSCQMLIGRRSDVLIMSSDGPLGAYANPHGFVHEVMTLFKTHGVGVAGPPVKEFSWFPGYAWSIAECTSCGTHMGWHFSATRKKMRPRSFWGIRSSQVLDDTS
- the LOC140864276 gene encoding uncharacterized protein isoform X5, giving the protein MAFLDGGAVLTLPLFYLEGIVLFPEATLPLRVILPNFITGVERAMRQADAPYTIGVVRVYRDSNSDRIRFSTTGTTAEIRQHRRLEDGSVNVIARGQQRFRLKRRLIDAEGAPCGEVQIIREDLPLRTPQEVVGKLAPLRTLQTSSIWSTPSLKDSQLNHRSCEEGNDSDAMSEGSFESELSSAEKNLHQSALASCYPNLNDESMSSDDENFVQHSEFHPEPSQLDIYLRSVNSKHNTPSVHASPNAGKRTFTGVQHRYKAKWEKRSIALVRNVPGAFWPCWVYNMFDSYSLARKVADRWKQVVKAPSMEGLVMKPDLLSFHIASKIPISESKRQELLEIDGTSYRLRREIELLESFDKIQCKSCQMLIGRRSDVLIMSSDGPLGAYANPHGFVHEVMTLFKTHGVGVAGPPVKEFSWFPGYAWSIAECTSCGTHMGWHFSATRKKMRPRSFWGIRSSQVLDDTS
- the LOC140864276 gene encoding uncharacterized protein isoform X2 — encoded protein: MEDDSIPESERLQIQQILELESEELEIEEVDNDDLSDEDTHRGAAGASVSNTYDTSLVALHSYLGEVDDTHNRMAFLDGGAVLTLPLFYLEGIVLFPEATLPLRVILPNFITGVERAMRQADAPYTIGVVRVYRDSNSDRIRFSTTGTTAEIRQHRRLEDGSVNVIARGQQRFRLKRRLIDAEGAIIREDLPLRTPQEVVGKLAPLRTLQTSSIWSTPSLKDSQLNHRSCEEGNDSDAMSEGSFESELSSAEKNLHQSALASCYPNLNDESMSSDDENFVQHSEFHPEPSQLDIYLRSVNSKHNTPSVHASPNAGKRTFTGVQHRYKAKWEKRSIALVRNVPGAFWPCWVYNMFDSYSLARKVADRWKQVVKAPSMEGLVMKPDLLSFHIASKIPISESKRQELLEIDGTSYRLRREIELLESFDKIQCKSCQMLIGRRSDVLIMSSDGPLGAYANPHGFVHEVMTLFKTHGVGVAGPPVKEFSWFPGYAWSIAECTSCGTHMGWHFSATRKKMRPRSFWGIRSSQVLDDTS